A genomic segment from Lutibacter sp. A80 encodes:
- a CDS encoding 2-oxoacid:acceptor oxidoreductase subunit alpha, translating to MIKTTTTKPKPEVLEAVIIRFVGDSGDGMQLTGTQFSDTSAMFGNDIATFPNYPAEIRAPQGSLYGVSGFQVHIGSVEISTPGDKVDLLVAMNPAGLKTNLHAVKPGHTIIVDTDAFTKKNLEKALYDKNPLEDGSLDNYRVIQVAMSSLTKEALKDIKGLDNKSITRSKNMFALGMVYWMYHRSVSHTTDFFNKKFKSKPQIVEANTKVLNAGYFFAETLELIPNSYTISPAKMAPGTYRIIMGNTATAWGFLAAAEKSGLELFLGSYPITPATDILHELVKHKHFGVKAFQAEDEIAGISSAIGASFAGDLAITTTSGPGLALKGEALGLAMMIELPLVIVNVQRGGPSTGLPTKTEQSDLLQALYGRNGESPVIVIAASTPANCFNYAYQAAKLALEHMTPVVLLTDGYIANGSAPWKIKTVDDMPDIKNNIINKATENWHPYNRDEDTLARNWAIPGTPDLEHRVGGLEKDKISGNVSYVPENHEYMTKIRAEKVKRVQNYIPDLETEFADTGDLLVIGWGGTYGSLYSAVKQLNEEGHKNIGFAHFNYINPLPKNTEKVLSKFKKFIVCELNNGQFSKVLKINFSGFEFNQFNKIQGLPFGNQELIEKFKQLVK from the coding sequence ATGATTAAAACAACAACAACAAAGCCAAAACCTGAAGTACTGGAAGCAGTAATAATTAGGTTTGTTGGTGATTCTGGAGATGGAATGCAACTTACTGGGACACAGTTCTCAGACACGTCAGCTATGTTTGGTAATGATATTGCTACGTTTCCTAATTACCCTGCAGAAATTAGAGCTCCTCAAGGAAGTTTATATGGTGTTTCTGGGTTCCAAGTTCACATTGGTAGTGTAGAAATTAGCACTCCTGGTGATAAAGTTGATTTATTAGTTGCCATGAACCCTGCTGGGTTAAAAACTAATTTACACGCCGTAAAACCGGGACATACAATTATTGTAGATACCGATGCTTTTACTAAAAAAAATTTAGAAAAAGCTTTATATGATAAAAACCCTTTAGAAGATGGATCTCTTGATAATTATAGAGTTATTCAAGTTGCCATGTCTAGTTTAACCAAGGAAGCTTTAAAAGATATTAAGGGGCTTGATAATAAAAGTATTACTCGAAGCAAAAACATGTTTGCTTTAGGAATGGTATATTGGATGTATCACCGTTCCGTATCACATACTACAGATTTTTTTAATAAAAAATTTAAATCTAAACCTCAAATTGTTGAAGCAAATACCAAAGTTTTAAATGCAGGCTATTTCTTTGCAGAAACTTTGGAATTAATACCTAATTCTTATACTATTTCTCCAGCAAAAATGGCTCCAGGAACCTATAGAATTATTATGGGAAATACAGCTACTGCTTGGGGATTTTTAGCTGCAGCAGAAAAATCTGGTTTAGAATTATTTTTAGGTTCGTACCCAATTACCCCTGCTACAGATATTTTGCACGAATTGGTAAAACACAAACACTTTGGAGTAAAAGCATTTCAAGCTGAAGACGAAATTGCAGGTATTTCTTCTGCAATAGGCGCCTCTTTTGCTGGTGATTTAGCTATTACCACAACTTCAGGCCCAGGCTTAGCTTTAAAAGGAGAAGCTTTAGGTTTAGCTATGATGATAGAATTGCCTTTAGTTATTGTAAACGTACAACGTGGAGGCCCTTCTACCGGATTACCAACCAAAACCGAACAATCGGACTTATTACAAGCACTTTACGGTAGAAATGGAGAAAGTCCAGTTATAGTAATTGCTGCTAGTACACCTGCAAACTGTTTTAACTATGCATACCAAGCTGCAAAATTAGCTTTAGAACATATGACGCCTGTAGTTTTACTTACAGATGGGTATATTGCAAATGGTTCTGCTCCGTGGAAAATTAAAACGGTAGACGATATGCCTGATATTAAAAATAATATTATCAATAAAGCTACAGAAAACTGGCATCCATACAATAGAGATGAAGATACTTTAGCTAGAAATTGGGCCATACCTGGAACTCCAGACTTAGAACATAGAGTTGGAGGTTTAGAAAAGGATAAAATATCTGGTAATGTATCTTATGTACCTGAAAACCACGAGTACATGACCAAAATTAGAGCAGAAAAAGTAAAACGTGTACAAAACTATATCCCAGATTTAGAAACTGAATTTGCTGATACCGGAGATTTATTAGTTATTGGCTGGGGTGGTACTTATGGCTCGCTATATTCTGCCGTTAAACAATTAAACGAAGAAGGACATAAAAATATAGGTTTTGCACATTTTAATTATATAAACCCGCTTCCAAAAAATACGGAAAAAGTTTTATCCAAATTTAAAAAGTTTATTGTTTGTGAATTAAATAACGGACAATTTTCGAAAGTATTAAAAATAAACTTTAGCGGATTCGAATTTAACCAATTCAATAAAATTCAAGGTTTACCATTCGGAAATCAAGAATTAATTGAAAAATTTAAACAATTAGTAAAATAA
- a CDS encoding 4Fe-4S binding protein, whose product MAIKITDECINCDACISECPNNAIYEPDTEWAYADETALSGTITLPGGGEADADEMHEPKSDEFYFIVTDKCTECKGFHDEPQCASVCPVDCCVPDEDHEETEEQLLAKKEWMHGE is encoded by the coding sequence ATGGCTATTAAAATAACAGATGAATGTATAAATTGTGATGCTTGTATTTCTGAGTGTCCAAATAATGCAATTTACGAACCAGATACTGAATGGGCTTATGCTGATGAAACTGCTTTAAGCGGAACAATAACTTTACCTGGTGGAGGTGAAGCTGACGCAGATGAAATGCACGAACCAAAATCTGATGAATTTTATTTTATCGTAACTGATAAATGTACAGAATGTAAAGGTTTCCACGATGAACCACAATGTGCTTCTGTTTGTCCAGTTGATTGTTGTGTTCCTGATGAGGATCACGAAGAAACTGAAGAACAGTTATTAGCTAAAAAAGAGTGGATGCACGGAGAATAA
- the lepA gene encoding translation elongation factor 4 — protein MKKIRNFCIIAHIDHGKSTLADRLLSFTGTTTVREEQAQLLDNMDLERERGITIKSHAIQMDYIHEGEKYVLNLIDTPGHVDFSYEVSRSIAACEGALLIVDAAQSIQAQTISNLYLALENDLEIIPVLNKVDLPGANPEEVTDDIVDLLGCDPEEVIHASGKTGFGVENILKAIVEKVPAPEGDENAPLQALIFDSVYNSYRGVETYFRVFNGEIKKGQRIKFMATDNEYFADEVGTLKLKQLPKQSIKAGDVGYLITGVKTASEIKVGDTITTVESPTKNRIEGFEDVKPMVFAGIYPVDTEDYEELRNSMEKLQLNDASLVFIPESSAALGFGFRCGFLGMLHLEIIQERLEREFEMTVITTVPNVSYHAFTNKNPDTILLVNNPSDLPEPSKLNRVEEPFIKATIITKSDFVGPVMSLCIEKRGQIVNQTYLTPERVELTFDMPLAEIVFDFYDRLKTVSKGYASFDYHPTGLKASKLVKVDILLNGQSVDALSALIHADNAYSIGKKMCEKLRQLIPRQQFDIPIQAAIGAKIISRETVKALRKDVTAKCYGGDISRKRKLLEKQKKGKKRMRQVGNVEIPQEAFMAVLKLND, from the coding sequence ATGAAAAAAATTAGAAATTTTTGCATTATTGCACATATTGATCACGGTAAAAGCACATTAGCCGACAGATTGTTAAGTTTTACAGGTACAACAACTGTACGTGAAGAACAAGCACAGCTATTAGACAATATGGATTTAGAGCGTGAACGTGGTATCACCATTAAAAGTCACGCTATACAAATGGATTATATACACGAAGGTGAAAAATATGTGTTAAATTTAATTGATACTCCGGGTCATGTTGATTTTTCATACGAAGTATCTCGTTCTATTGCTGCTTGTGAAGGCGCATTGTTAATTGTAGATGCAGCACAAAGTATACAAGCACAAACAATTTCGAATTTGTATTTAGCATTAGAGAACGATTTAGAAATAATTCCAGTACTTAACAAAGTAGATTTACCAGGTGCTAATCCAGAAGAAGTTACAGACGATATTGTAGATTTATTAGGATGCGATCCCGAAGAAGTTATCCATGCAAGTGGAAAAACAGGTTTTGGTGTTGAAAATATTTTAAAAGCTATTGTAGAAAAAGTTCCTGCTCCAGAAGGAGATGAAAACGCACCTTTACAAGCCTTAATATTTGACTCTGTTTATAATTCTTATAGAGGAGTTGAAACTTATTTTAGAGTTTTTAACGGTGAAATAAAAAAAGGGCAACGTATTAAATTTATGGCAACCGACAACGAATATTTTGCTGACGAAGTTGGTACCTTAAAATTAAAACAACTTCCAAAACAAAGTATTAAAGCTGGTGATGTTGGATATTTAATTACTGGTGTTAAAACTGCCAGCGAAATTAAAGTTGGAGATACAATTACAACTGTTGAAAGTCCTACAAAAAATAGAATTGAAGGTTTTGAAGATGTAAAACCAATGGTATTTGCAGGAATTTATCCTGTAGACACAGAAGATTACGAAGAATTGCGTAATTCTATGGAAAAACTGCAATTAAATGATGCTTCTTTGGTTTTTATACCTGAAAGCTCTGCTGCATTAGGTTTTGGATTTAGATGTGGATTTTTAGGAATGCTGCATTTAGAAATTATACAAGAACGCTTAGAACGAGAATTTGAAATGACAGTTATTACAACTGTACCAAACGTATCGTACCACGCGTTTACAAATAAAAATCCTGATACTATTTTATTAGTAAATAATCCTTCAGATTTACCTGAACCTTCTAAATTAAATAGAGTTGAAGAACCTTTTATAAAAGCAACTATAATTACTAAATCCGATTTTGTTGGACCAGTAATGAGTTTATGTATTGAAAAACGAGGTCAAATTGTAAATCAGACCTATTTAACGCCAGAACGTGTTGAATTGACTTTTGATATGCCTTTAGCTGAAATTGTATTCGATTTTTACGATCGTTTAAAAACAGTTTCTAAAGGATATGCTTCTTTCGATTATCATCCAACAGGTTTAAAAGCCTCAAAATTGGTAAAAGTAGATATTCTGTTAAATGGCCAATCGGTTGATGCGCTTTCAGCATTAATCCACGCAGATAACGCGTATAGTATTGGTAAAAAAATGTGTGAAAAGTTACGTCAGTTAATACCACGTCAACAATTCGACATTCCAATTCAGGCTGCTATTGGAGCTAAAATAATTTCAAGAGAAACAGTAAAAGCTTTAAGAAAAGATGTTACTGCAAAATGTTACGGTGGTGATATTTCTAGAAAACGAAAACTATTAGAAAAACAAAAGAAAGGGAAAAAACGTATGAGACAAGTTGGTAATGTAGAAATACCACAAGAAGCTTTTATGGCAGTTTTAAAATTGAATGATTAA
- a CDS encoding Gfo/Idh/MocA family protein — translation MSKKYNWAILGCGNIANKFATELKLLPNANLYAAASRNLDNAKDFSNQFGFEKSYGSYLEMVKDPKVDVVYIATPHNFHLEHTLLCLNHKKAVLCEKAFAINSKEVREMITTSKENNTFLMEAFWVIFRPKYLKVKEIIASENLGKLKFVKSDFMFNAEFNPQKRLYNIDLGGGSLLDIGIYSIFTALMFLGEPDQIKTIPHFSATGSEESISMLFAYKNGATAVLTSSFDAEYKNESELCFEHGILKYDRFSPDPITLIKDGKTTKISFENGPHLGYQFEASHVMECLDKNLKESPIMPFSLSLKLMNILDAVRKDANIIFPKHD, via the coding sequence ATGTCAAAAAAATACAACTGGGCAATTTTAGGATGTGGAAATATTGCTAATAAGTTTGCCACAGAATTAAAATTACTTCCAAATGCTAATTTATATGCAGCAGCTTCAAGAAATTTAGATAATGCTAAAGATTTCTCGAATCAATTTGGTTTCGAAAAATCCTATGGCTCTTATCTAGAAATGGTTAAAGACCCAAAAGTAGATGTGGTATATATTGCAACACCGCATAATTTTCATTTAGAACATACTTTATTATGTTTAAACCATAAAAAAGCTGTGTTATGCGAAAAAGCATTCGCAATAAATTCTAAAGAAGTGCGAGAAATGATTACCACTTCTAAAGAAAATAACACCTTTTTAATGGAAGCTTTTTGGGTAATTTTTAGACCTAAATATTTAAAAGTAAAAGAAATTATAGCTTCAGAAAATTTAGGAAAACTGAAATTTGTAAAGTCAGATTTTATGTTTAACGCAGAATTTAATCCTCAAAAAAGATTGTATAATATTGATTTAGGCGGCGGTTCTTTATTAGATATTGGAATTTATTCAATTTTTACCGCACTTATGTTTTTGGGTGAACCAGATCAAATAAAAACAATTCCACATTTTAGCGCTACAGGTTCAGAAGAAAGTATTTCTATGTTATTTGCTTATAAAAACGGAGCAACAGCTGTATTAACTTCAAGTTTTGACGCTGAGTATAAAAATGAATCGGAATTATGTTTTGAACACGGAATACTAAAATACGATCGATTTTCTCCAGACCCAATTACATTGATAAAAGACGGTAAGACTACTAAAATTTCTTTTGAAAATGGTCCACATTTAGGGTATCAGTTTGAAGCATCACACGTAATGGAATGCTTAGATAAAAATTTAAAAGAAAGTCCAATTATGCCTTTTTCTTTAAGTTTAAAATTAATGAATATTCTAGACGCAGTTAGAAAAGATGCTAATATCATTTTTCCAAAACACGACTAG
- the dusB gene encoding tRNA dihydrouridine synthase DusB, whose amino-acid sequence MVKIGDIELNDFPLLLAPMEDVSDPPFRALCKEQGADVVYTEFISSEGLIRDAAKSKKKLDIYEKERPVGIQIFGANLESMLRTVEIVEQSNPDIIDINFGCPVKKVVSKGAGAGILKDIDLMVSLTEAMAKHTKLPITVKTRLGWDESSIKIVEVAERLQDVGCKAISIHGRTRAQMYKGSADWAPIAEVKNNSRMHIPVFGNGDVNTPERAVEMRDKYGLDGAMIGRASIGNPWFFKQVKHFIETGEHLPEITIADRVEMAKRHLQMEIDWKESEIVGVMETRRHYTNYFKGIPHFKEYRLKMVTSDAAQDVFDVLDEVQQKFS is encoded by the coding sequence TTGGTAAAAATAGGAGATATAGAATTGAATGACTTTCCTTTGTTGTTAGCACCAATGGAAGATGTGAGCGATCCACCGTTTAGAGCGTTGTGTAAAGAACAAGGCGCTGATGTGGTGTATACCGAATTTATTTCGAGTGAAGGTTTGATACGTGATGCTGCAAAAAGCAAGAAAAAACTAGATATTTACGAAAAAGAACGTCCGGTTGGTATTCAAATTTTTGGAGCCAATTTAGAATCTATGTTGCGTACGGTTGAAATTGTTGAGCAATCGAATCCAGATATTATTGATATTAATTTTGGCTGTCCTGTAAAAAAAGTAGTTAGTAAAGGTGCTGGAGCAGGTATTTTAAAAGATATTGATTTAATGGTTTCGTTAACTGAAGCTATGGCAAAGCACACTAAATTACCAATTACGGTTAAAACGCGTTTGGGTTGGGACGAAAGTTCTATAAAAATTGTGGAGGTTGCAGAACGCTTGCAAGATGTTGGGTGTAAAGCAATTTCTATACACGGACGTACGCGTGCTCAAATGTATAAAGGAAGTGCAGATTGGGCGCCAATTGCTGAAGTTAAAAACAACTCTAGAATGCACATTCCTGTGTTTGGAAACGGAGATGTTAATACGCCAGAACGCGCTGTAGAAATGCGTGACAAATATGGCTTAGATGGAGCTATGATTGGCCGTGCAAGTATTGGAAATCCTTGGTTTTTTAAACAAGTAAAACACTTTATTGAAACCGGAGAGCATCTACCTGAAATTACAATTGCAGACAGAGTTGAAATGGCAAAACGCCACTTACAAATGGAGATTGACTGGAAAGAAAGTGAAATTGTGGGTGTTATGGAAACACGACGACATTACACCAATTATTTTAAAGGAATTCCGCATTTTAAAGAATACCGTTTAAAAATGGTAACATCGGATGCTGCGCAAGATGTTTTTGATGTTTTAGATGAAGTACAGCAAAAGTTTTCTTAG
- a CDS encoding IS3 family transposase, producing MLGVNRQVYYRSIKSRLHKQTVAQKVIVLVRDIRMLMPRLGGKKLYFLLKDKLSLLKVGRDKLFRILKANHMLIIPKRSYHITTDSHHRFRKHRNLVSSMDIEGPESVWVSDITYIGTRTNPSYLALITDAYSKKIVGYDVSKSLSMDGSLRALEMAINNRKYKESPLIHHSDRGLQYCSNEYQRLLENNEIKPSMTEKYDPYENAVAERINGILKQEFSVAQKIQDFKVKKKLVKNAIEIYNNIRPHLSNEMLTPIQMHAQKKIKPKQYKSKKLNNDVIIQL from the coding sequence TTGCTCGGGGTAAACAGACAGGTTTACTATAGATCCATAAAATCAAGACTTCATAAACAAACTGTAGCACAAAAAGTTATCGTTTTGGTTCGTGATATTCGGATGCTAATGCCAAGATTGGGTGGTAAGAAATTATACTTTCTGTTAAAGGATAAATTATCACTATTAAAAGTAGGAAGAGATAAATTGTTTAGAATACTAAAAGCTAACCATATGTTAATAATACCTAAAAGAAGCTACCACATAACTACAGACTCTCATCATAGATTTAGAAAGCACAGAAACCTTGTCAGCTCAATGGATATAGAAGGGCCTGAATCAGTTTGGGTGAGTGATATTACATATATCGGAACGAGAACCAACCCTTCGTATCTGGCATTAATCACAGATGCTTATTCTAAAAAGATTGTAGGATATGATGTGTCAAAATCTTTATCAATGGATGGTTCATTGAGGGCATTGGAAATGGCTATAAATAATAGAAAATACAAAGAAAGTCCATTAATACATCACTCTGATAGAGGGTTGCAATATTGCTCGAATGAATATCAAAGACTATTAGAAAACAATGAGATTAAGCCTAGTATGACTGAAAAATATGATCCATATGAAAATGCAGTTGCAGAGCGAATAAATGGAATTTTAAAACAGGAATTTAGTGTAGCACAGAAGATTCAAGATTTTAAAGTAAAGAAGAAACTGGTCAAAAATGCAATAGAAATATACAACAATATAAGACCTCATTTATCTAACGAAATGCTAACACCAATACAAATGCACGCACAAAAAAAAATTAAACCAAAACAATACAAATCAAAAAAGCTGAACAATGATGTCATTATTCAGCTTTAA
- the katG gene encoding catalase/peroxidase HPI: protein MSNSKEGKCPVDHSQFTKKEEVNDLNKCPVMHGGNTSTDKSVMDWWPNALNLDILHQHDTKTNPLKPNFNYREELKKLDIEALKKDVHNLMTDSQEWWPADWGHYGGLFIRMAWHSAGTYRTADGRGGGGTGNQRFAPLNSWPDNVSLDKARRLLWPIKKKYGNKISWADLIILAGTIAYENMGLKTFGFAFGREDIWHPEKDIYWGAEKEWLAPSDSRYGDLENPTTMENPLAAVQMGLIYVNPEGVNGKPYPLKTGEQVRETFKRMAMNDEETVALTAGGHTVGKTHGNGDASILGPDPESANVEAQGLGWANPNKSGKGRYTVTSGLEGAWTTNPTKWDNGFFEMLFNHEWELKKSPAGAWQWEPKSIKEEDKPVDVEDFSIRHNPMMTDADMAMKIDPIYKEISLKFMNDFDAFSDAFARAWFKLTHRDMGPKSCYFGPDVPQEDLIWQDPINKGKTAYDVEAVKEKIKQSGLSISEMVTTAWDSARTYRGSDKRGGANGSRIRLSPQKDWEGNEPERLSKVLTILEPIASEFEISVADTIVLAGNIGVEQAAKNAGIDITVPFAPGRGDATQEMTDVESFEPLEPLADGFRNWQKKEYVVSPEELLLDRTQLMGLTALEMTVLLGGMRVIGTNYGNTKHGVFTDTEGSLSNHFFVNLTDMGYAWEPTENGLYNIRSKKTGEIKFTATRTDLVFGSNSILRSYAEFYAQDDNKEQFITDFVKAWVKVMNADRFDLK, encoded by the coding sequence ATGAGCAATTCAAAAGAAGGTAAATGCCCTGTCGACCACAGTCAATTTACTAAAAAAGAGGAAGTAAATGATTTAAATAAATGTCCTGTAATGCACGGTGGAAACACTTCTACAGATAAATCTGTAATGGATTGGTGGCCAAACGCATTAAATTTAGATATCTTACACCAACACGATACTAAAACAAACCCTTTAAAACCTAATTTTAATTATCGAGAAGAATTAAAAAAATTAGATATTGAGGCTTTAAAGAAAGATGTACACAACTTAATGACGGACAGTCAAGAATGGTGGCCTGCAGATTGGGGACACTATGGCGGATTATTTATTCGTATGGCTTGGCATTCAGCAGGAACTTATAGAACTGCCGATGGACGTGGTGGTGGTGGAACAGGAAATCAACGTTTTGCACCTCTTAATTCTTGGCCAGATAATGTAAGTTTAGATAAAGCTAGACGTTTACTTTGGCCTATAAAGAAAAAATATGGAAACAAAATAAGCTGGGCCGATCTAATTATTTTAGCAGGTACTATTGCTTATGAAAATATGGGATTAAAAACTTTTGGTTTTGCTTTTGGGCGAGAAGATATTTGGCATCCAGAAAAAGATATTTATTGGGGAGCAGAGAAAGAATGGTTAGCACCTAGTGATAGCCGTTATGGAGATTTAGAAAATCCAACTACTATGGAAAATCCTTTAGCTGCTGTTCAAATGGGGTTGATTTATGTGAATCCAGAAGGTGTAAACGGCAAACCATATCCGCTAAAAACAGGAGAGCAAGTTCGTGAAACATTTAAAAGAATGGCAATGAACGATGAAGAAACAGTTGCGTTAACTGCTGGTGGACATACCGTTGGAAAAACTCACGGAAATGGAGATGCAAGTATATTAGGACCTGATCCTGAATCTGCCAATGTTGAAGCACAAGGTTTAGGTTGGGCAAATCCAAATAAATCTGGTAAAGGTCGTTATACTGTAACAAGTGGTTTAGAAGGCGCTTGGACTACCAATCCAACAAAATGGGATAACGGATTTTTTGAAATGTTATTTAACCACGAATGGGAATTGAAAAAAAGCCCTGCAGGTGCTTGGCAATGGGAACCTAAAAGCATAAAAGAAGAAGACAAGCCAGTTGATGTTGAAGACTTTTCTATTCGTCATAATCCTATGATGACTGATGCAGATATGGCAATGAAAATTGATCCAATTTATAAAGAAATTTCATTGAAATTTATGAATGATTTTGATGCTTTTTCTGATGCTTTTGCACGTGCTTGGTTCAAGTTAACACATCGAGATATGGGACCTAAATCTTGTTATTTTGGTCCAGATGTTCCTCAAGAAGATCTAATTTGGCAAGATCCAATTAACAAAGGAAAAACGGCATACGATGTTGAAGCCGTAAAAGAAAAAATAAAACAATCTGGTTTAAGTATTTCTGAAATGGTTACAACAGCTTGGGATAGTGCTAGAACTTATAGAGGTTCAGACAAACGCGGTGGTGCAAATGGTTCAAGAATTAGATTAAGCCCTCAAAAAGATTGGGAAGGAAATGAACCAGAAAGACTTTCAAAAGTACTCACTATTTTAGAGCCAATTGCTTCAGAATTTGAAATAAGCGTAGCAGATACAATAGTTTTAGCTGGAAATATTGGGGTTGAGCAAGCTGCTAAAAACGCAGGAATTGATATTACAGTTCCTTTTGCTCCAGGACGTGGAGATGCAACTCAAGAAATGACTGACGTTGAATCTTTCGAACCTTTAGAGCCTTTAGCTGATGGTTTTAGAAACTGGCAGAAAAAAGAATACGTTGTTAGTCCTGAAGAATTACTTCTTGACCGTACACAATTAATGGGTTTAACAGCTCTTGAAATGACAGTTTTATTAGGTGGTATGCGTGTTATTGGTACAAATTATGGCAACACAAAACATGGAGTATTTACTGATACAGAAGGAAGTTTATCTAACCACTTTTTTGTAAACCTAACAGATATGGGATACGCTTGGGAACCTACAGAAAATGGATTGTATAATATCCGTTCTAAAAAAACAGGTGAAATTAAATTCACAGCTACTCGAACTGATTTAGTATTTGGATCAAACTCAATTTTACGTTCGTATGCAGAGTTTTACGCACAAGACGATAATAAAGAACAGTTTATAACTGATTTTGTAAAAGCTTGGGTAAAAGTAATGAATGCGGATAGATTCGATTTAAAATAA
- a CDS encoding ABC transporter permease, with protein MSFPLYIAKRYLFSKSSNNTINIITIIATIGVIIGTLALFIVLSGFSGLRTFSIGFLNTSDPDIKITSVKGKSFLLTPKIQAEIESQNNIASYSRVIEERAFFEFNKKTHIAYIKGVDTNYTNVNKLDSTVYSGTWLNPEIPIGSVVGNGISNVLSLGVFDFLEPLKIYVPKPGKGYATNPKDAFSQIETQPIGIFSLTEDIDRKFTFISLKLAQVLLNYEPEQISSIELKVKNIKDRPNTIEALKNNLGTDFNVETREQLNAVFYKMLNTENLASYLIFTLILIIALFNVIGAIIMMILDKKDNLKTLYNLGATIKDIKRVFILQGFLLSLFGLIVGLSIGVILVILQKKYALFMITQHLAYPVELTLYNVFSVIITILILGYLAALIASSRISKKLVE; from the coding sequence TTGAGCTTTCCTTTATACATAGCTAAACGTTACTTATTTTCAAAAAGCAGTAATAACACTATAAATATAATCACCATAATTGCAACAATTGGTGTAATTATTGGCACATTAGCTTTATTTATAGTTTTATCTGGATTTTCAGGATTAAGAACCTTCAGTATTGGTTTTTTAAACACCTCAGATCCAGATATAAAAATTACATCTGTAAAAGGGAAATCTTTTTTATTGACTCCTAAAATTCAAGCTGAAATTGAATCTCAAAATAACATCGCTTCCTATTCAAGAGTAATTGAAGAACGCGCTTTTTTTGAATTCAATAAAAAAACTCATATTGCATACATAAAAGGAGTTGATACCAATTATACAAATGTTAATAAATTAGATTCTACCGTATATTCTGGCACGTGGTTAAATCCAGAAATTCCAATTGGATCTGTTGTTGGAAATGGCATTTCTAATGTATTATCTCTAGGTGTTTTCGATTTTTTAGAACCTCTAAAAATATATGTTCCAAAACCCGGAAAAGGATATGCAACAAATCCAAAAGACGCTTTTAGCCAAATAGAAACGCAACCTATTGGTATTTTTTCTCTTACAGAAGACATCGATAGAAAATTCACTTTCATATCTTTAAAATTAGCACAAGTTTTATTAAATTATGAACCCGAACAAATTTCATCAATTGAGTTAAAAGTTAAAAACATTAAAGATCGCCCCAATACTATTGAAGCTCTAAAGAACAACCTAGGAACGGATTTTAATGTAGAAACCAGAGAACAGCTAAATGCCGTTTTTTATAAAATGTTAAATACCGAAAATTTAGCTTCTTATTTAATTTTTACACTTATTTTAATAATTGCGCTATTTAATGTAATTGGCGCTATTATTATGATGATTTTAGACAAAAAAGACAATCTAAAAACACTCTACAATTTAGGAGCAACAATTAAAGATATTAAACGTGTTTTTATTTTACAAGGTTTCTTATTATCTCTTTTCGGTTTAATTGTAGGACTTTCAATTGGTGTTATTTTAGTAATACTTCAAAAAAAGTATGCACTATTTATGATTACTCAACACCTTGCTTATCCTGTAGAACTAACACTTTACAATGTGTTTTCCGTAATTATTACTATATTAATTTTAGGCTACCTAGCTGCTCTAATAGCAAGCAGTAGAATCTCTAAAAAACTAGTTGAATAA
- the rbfA gene encoding 30S ribosome-binding factor RbfA, protein METNRQKKIAGVLQKDLAEVLQNAARDGMKGVIISVTKVQVTSDLGQAKVFISVFPQLKRDIILKGVQENTASIRYEMAKRTKDQLRRMPELLFYIDDTLDYIEDIDNALQGKKENPIKNPDILDKRQKR, encoded by the coding sequence ATGGAAACAAACAGACAAAAAAAAATAGCAGGAGTTTTACAAAAAGACTTGGCAGAAGTGTTACAGAATGCAGCACGTGATGGAATGAAAGGAGTTATTATTTCTGTTACTAAAGTACAAGTTACTTCAGATTTAGGACAAGCAAAGGTGTTTATAAGTGTTTTCCCTCAATTAAAACGCGATATAATTTTAAAAGGTGTTCAAGAAAACACGGCTTCTATTCGTTATGAAATGGCAAAACGCACAAAAGATCAATTAAGACGTATGCCCGAATTATTATTTTATATAGATGATACCTTAGATTATATTGAAGATATTGACAATGCTTTACAAGGTAAAAAAGAAAATCCAATTAAGAATCCCGATATTTTAGATAAACGCCAAAAACGATAA